One part of the Chiroxiphia lanceolata isolate bChiLan1 chromosome 14, bChiLan1.pri, whole genome shotgun sequence genome encodes these proteins:
- the PCDH11X gene encoding protocadherin-11 X-linked isoform X3 yields the protein MDLLSGTYLLAVLLACIVFQSGAQEKNYTVREELPENVLIGNLLKDLNLTLDPDVPLSSPLQFKLVYKTGDVPLVRVEENTGEIFTAANRIDREKLCAGIFSENRCFYEVEVAVLPDEVFRLVKIRFLIEDINDNAPLFPSTVINISIPENTAINSRYSVPSAIDPDIGVNGIQHYELLKPKTAPKRTFGSITNDQGQNVFGLDITETPEGDKWPQLIVQQILDREQKDTYVMKIKVEDGGSPPRSSTAILQVTVTDVNDNRPVFKENDIEVSVPENAPVGTSVSQLHATDADLGSNAQIHFYFSNQISSLAKRLFAIDNTTGLITIREPLDREESPVHKLTVLASDGSSTPSRATVTVNVTDINDNVPSIDTRYIINPVNGTVLLSEKAPLNTKIALITVMDKDADQNGKVTCFTDHDVPFRLKPVFDNQFLLETATFLDYEATREYAIKIVASDSGKPPLNQSAMLLIKIKDENDNAPVFTQPIIGLSIPENNAPGTQLTKISATDADSGRNAEISYILGSDAPPIFNLDRRTGILTAVRKLDREKQDRYSFTVLAKDNGMPPLQTNATVTVSVLDQNDNSPAFTHNEYNFYVPENLPMYGTVGLITVTDADAGENAAVTLSILNGRDNFIIDPLTGVIRPNITFDREQQGSYTFQVKAVDGGRLQRSSTAKVTINVVDVNDNRPVFVIPSSNYSYELVPTSASPGSVVTKVFAVDNDTGMNAELRYSIIGGNSRGLFTIDQLTGNITLKEKVITSDHGLHRLVIKVNDLGQPESLYTIALVHLFVNETVTNSSYVQELVRRNMETPVGQNIGDGEITPQTNDYVKIIIAIIAGTMTVILVIFVTALVRCRQTPRHKVVQKNKQSGEWVSPNQENRQIKKKKKKKKRSPKSLLLNFVTIEESKPDDPGHEHINGTLDIPVELEEQTMGKYNWATTPTTFKPDSPDLAKHYKSASPQPTFQIKPETPVPPKKHHVIQELPLDNTFVVGCDSLSKCSSSSSDPYSVSECSCQGGFKTPGPIHTRQL from the exons ATGGACTTGCTGTCTGGAACCTACCTCTTGGCAGTCTTATTAGCCTGTATTGTATTCCAATCTGGCGCACAGGAGAAGAATTACACCGTGCGGGAAGAACTGCCTGAAAATGTCCTCATTGGCAATTTGCTCAAGGATCTTAACCTAACACTGGACCCAGACGTGCCCCTTTCCTCACCACTGCAGTTCAAGCTCGTGTACAAGACTGGGGATGTGCCACTGGTCAGGGTAGAGGAGAACACTGGGGAGATTTTCACGGCTGCAAACCGCATCGACCGGGAGAAGCTCTGTGCCGGCATCTTCAGTGAGAACCGCTGCTTCTACGAGGTGGAGGTGGCTGTTTTGCCTGATGAAGTTTTCAGACTGGTCAAGATCAGATTCCTAATAGAGGATATAAATGACAACGCCCCCCTTTTTCCCTCGACGGTGATTAACATCTCTATCCCTGAAAACACAGCAATTAATTCTCGCTATTCTGTCCCGTCTGCCATCGATCCGGACATCGGTGTCAATGGGATTCAGCATTATGAGCTGCTCAAG CCCAAAACAGCTCCGAAAAGGACATTTGGATCCATTACAAATGATCAG GGTCAAAATGTATTTGGTCTTGATATAACTGAGACACCCGAGGGAGATAAGTGGCCTCAACTGATTGTCCAGCAGATCCTGGATAGGGAGCAGAAGGATACCTAtgtgatgaaaataaaagtggaaGATGGTGGAAGCCCTCCAAGGtccagcactgccatcctgCAGGTCACAGTGACCGATGTGAACGACAACCGCCCGGTGTTCAAAGAGAACGACATCGAAGTCAGTGTTCCCGAAAATGCTCCTGTGGGCACCTCCGTTTCTCAGCTCCACGCCACTGATGCAGACCTGGGCTCAAATGCACAAATCCACTTCTATTTCAGCAATCAGATATCCAGTTTGGCCAAAAGGCTGTTTGCCATCGATAACACCACTGGCCTCATCACTATAAGGGAACCCCTGGACAGGGAGGAATCTCCTGTACACAAATTAACTGTTTTGGCAAGTGATGGCAGTTCAACTCCATCAAGAGCAACAGTGACTGTTAATGTCACAGATATTAATGACAATGTCCCATCGATAGACACGAGATACATCATCAATCCAGTGAATGGGACAGTGCTTTTGTCTGAGAAGGCTCCCCTTAATACAAAAATAGCACTGATAACAGTAATGGACAAGGATGCTGATCAGAATGGAAAAGTTACTTGTTTTACAGATCATGATGTTCCTTTTAGGCTAAAGCCAGTGTTTGATAATCAGTTTCTCCTGGAGACTGCCACGTTTCTAGACTATGAAGCAACACGGGAATATGCCATTAAAATAGTGGCTTCAGATTCAGGGAAACCTCCTTTAAACCAGTCTGCAATGCTCCTGATCAAAATTAAAGATGAGAATGACAACGCCCCAGTTTTTACACAGCCTATCATAGGCCTTTCCATCCCTGAGAACAATGCTCCTGGTACTCAGCTGACCAAGATAAGTGCTACTGATGCTGACAGCGGGCGGAATGCTGAGATCAGCTACATCCTGGGTTCAGATGCACCCCCTATTTTCAACCTTGACCGCCGAACAGGAATTCTGACAGCAGTGAGAAAGCTggacagagaaaagcaagacaGGTACTCTTTCACTGTGCTGGCTAAGGATAATGGGATGCCACCTTTGCAGACCAATGCTACCGTGACAGTGTCAGTCCTGGACCAGAATGATAACAGCCCAGCTTTCACACATAATGAATATAATTTCTATGTGCCAGAAAACCTGCCCATGTATGGCACGGTGGGGCTTATCACAGTTACAGATGCTGATGCGGGAGAAAATGCTGCAGTCACTCTCTCTATCTTAAATGGTAGAGATAATTTCATTATAGATCCACTTACTGGTGTAATAAGACCTAATATTACCTTTGATAGGGAACAGCAGGGGTCATATACTTTCCAGGTGAAAGCTGTGGATGGAGGAAGACTGCAGCGTTCCTCAACTGCCAAAGTGACCATCAATGTTGTTGATGTAAATGATAACAGGCCTGTTTTTGTTATTCCTTCATCCAATTATTCCTATGAGTTGGTTCCAACATCAGCCAGCCCGGGGTCTGTAGTTACTAAAGTCTTTGCAGTCGATAATGACACGGGAATGAACGCGGAGCTCCGCTATAGCATCATAGGTGGGAACTCCAGGGGCTTGTTTACAATTGACCAATTAACAGGCAATATTACTTTGAAAGAGAAGGTAATTACATCAGATCATGGCTTGCACAGACTGGTGATAAAAGTCAATGACCTGGGGCAGCCAGAGTCTCTTTACACAATAGCTCTCGTGCATCTGTTTGTGAACGAGACAGTCACCAACAGCTCCTACGTGCAAGAGTTAGTGCGCAGGAACATGGAAACTCCCGTGGGCCAGAACATTGGGGATGGTGAGATAACCCCCCAGACCAACGATTATGTCAAGATCATCATTGCCATTATTGCAGGCACCATGACAGTTATTCTGGTAATTTTTGTTACCGCTTTAGTCCGGTGCCGCCAGACGCCCAGGCACAAGGTTGTCCAGAAAAACAAGCAGAGTGGTGAATGGGTTTCCCCAAACCAAGAGAATAGGCAgatcaagaaaaagaagaagaagaagaagcgCTCTCCAAAGAGTCTTCTCCTCAACTTTGTGACTATTGAAGAATCTAAGCCCGATGATCCTGGCCACGAGCACATAAATGGCACTTTAGACATTCCCGTAGAGCTAGAAGAACAGACTATGGGAAAATATAACTGGGCCACCACACCAACCACATTTAAGCCTGATAGCCCAGATTTAGCAAAGCATTACAAGTCTGCTTCTCCGCAGCCTACCTTTCAAATTAAACCCGAGACTCCTGTACCCCCCAAGAAGCACCATGTCATTCAGGAATTGCCTCTAGATAACACCTTTGTGGTGGGCTGTGACTCGCTTTCCAAGTGCTCATCAAGCAGCTCGGACCCTTACAGTGTTTCTGAATGCAGCTGTCAAGGAGGCTTCAAGACCCCAGGCCCCATACACACCAGACAG CTCTGA